Genomic segment of Nostoc sp. TCL240-02:
CACTGACTTATCAACAACTGGTGAAGCGCTCTTGTGCGATCGCATCTCAACTCCAAGCTTTAAACTTAAATGGGGAACGAGCCTTATTACTCTATCCACCTGGACTAGATTACTTAACTGCTTTTTTTGGTTGTCTATACGCTGGAGTTGTTGCAGTTCCGGCTTATCCACCTCTCAATCAACGCAAAACACCCAGAATAAGCGCTATTACTAAAGATGCACAACCTAGCATTGCTCTGACTACAACAGCGATGCTCCCGACATTACAATCCATATTTGCACAAGCAGCAAACCTAGAAAATCTCCAGTGGTTGACTACAGATGATATAGCGCCAGATTTAGAAGACGCTTGGCAACAAACTCACATCAATGCAGATACCCTAGCTTTTCTGCAATATACATCCGGTTCTACAGGGACACCAAAGGGAGTCATGCTTAGTCACGGCAATTTGCTTCACAATGCCGCCATGACTTACCAAATTATGGAACATTCTCCTAGTAGTAAATTTGTTTCTTGGCTACCTGTCTACCATGATATGGGATTGATTGGTGGCATTTTGCAACCTTTGTATGGTGGATTTCCTTGCATCTTGATGTCCCCAACAGCTTTTTTACAACGACCTTATCGTTGGTTACAGGCAATTTCCCACTACAGAGGTACAACTAGCGGTAGTCCCAACTTTGCTTATGAATTGTGCATACAAAAGATTACCCCCGAACAAAAAGAAACCCTTGATTTAAGTAGTTGGAGTGTGGCGTTTAATGGTGCTGAACCCATTCGGCAGGATACTTTAGAACGGTTTGCAGAGGCTTTTGCAGAGTGTGGCTTTCGCCGGGAAGCATTTTACCCATGTTACGGGATGGCGGAAGCAACCCTGATGATTTCTGGTGGGATCAAGAAAGCTGTACCTCCTTGCATAACAGTTGTCAAATCGGCACTTTCCAGAAACCGGGTTGTTGAAGCAAATACTGATAGTGAAGATATTCAAAGTTTTGTCAGTTGTGGCCAAACTTTACCACAACAACAAATTGCGATCGCCAATCCAGAGACTCTTACCCCTTGTCAACCTGACGAAGTTGGAGAAATTTGGGTATCAGGCCCTAGTGTTGGGCAAGGTTATTGGCATCGGCAACAAGAGACAGAGCAAATATTTCATGCCTACCTCCAAGGCATAGGAGTTAGCACAACATTAGGGCCATTTTTACGTACTGGTGACTTAGGCTTTTTGCACAATGGAGAACTCTTCATTACAGGTAGAGCCAAAGATTTAATTATCATCAGAGGTCGTAATCTTTACCCACAAGACATCGAACTAACTACAGAACGCAGCCATTCATCATTGCGTTTAAGTAGCTGTGCAGCTTTTGCAGTTGAAGTTGCTCATGAAGAACGGCTGGTAGTGGTGCAGGAATTGGAGTTTCGTGCCAAACCAAATTTTGAAGAAGTTACTGCTGCAATTCGTCAGGCCGTTGCAGAAGTACATGAGGTGCAAGTATACGCAGTAGTACTAATCAAACCAGGTAGTATTCCCAAAACTTCTAGCGGCAAAATTCAACGCCGTGCCACAAAAGCCAATTTTTTGGCAACCAAACTGGAAGTTATCAGCCAGAGTATTTTGGATAGTGCAGATGACCTTGAGAAGAAGACGAATCTGAGCCGTGAAGCAATTATGGCAACAGCGCCAGAAACCCGCCTACCATTGCTGATATCTTACTTACAAAAACTAATTGCTCAGATATTAAAAATTGAAGTTTCCCAAGTGAAACCAGAACAACCACTAAATAGCTTAGGACTCGATTCCTTAATAGTTTTCGATTTAAAAAATCGAATTCAGGTAGATTTTTGGGTAGCAATATCCGTTGAAGATTTTTTCCAAGATGCTAGTGTCGTTCTGCTAGCAATGCAAATCCTTTCTCAATTAACAATTACAAAATCTTCAGAACCACTGCTACAGCCGATTTCTCGCAATCAAGAACTACCCCTGTGTCTGTCCCAAGAGCGCTTGTGGTTCCTTAACCAGTTAGAACCTAA
This window contains:
- a CDS encoding condensation domain-containing protein; the encoded protein is MAIQIKDFKEIDPNFTVVDLLHQRSLTQPDTIAFTFLEDGETQESTLTYQQLVKRSCAIASQLQALNLNGERALLLYPPGLDYLTAFFGCLYAGVVAVPAYPPLNQRKTPRISAITKDAQPSIALTTTAMLPTLQSIFAQAANLENLQWLTTDDIAPDLEDAWQQTHINADTLAFLQYTSGSTGTPKGVMLSHGNLLHNAAMTYQIMEHSPSSKFVSWLPVYHDMGLIGGILQPLYGGFPCILMSPTAFLQRPYRWLQAISHYRGTTSGSPNFAYELCIQKITPEQKETLDLSSWSVAFNGAEPIRQDTLERFAEAFAECGFRREAFYPCYGMAEATLMISGGIKKAVPPCITVVKSALSRNRVVEANTDSEDIQSFVSCGQTLPQQQIAIANPETLTPCQPDEVGEIWVSGPSVGQGYWHRQQETEQIFHAYLQGIGVSTTLGPFLRTGDLGFLHNGELFITGRAKDLIIIRGRNLYPQDIELTTERSHSSLRLSSCAAFAVEVAHEERLVVVQELEFRAKPNFEEVTAAIRQAVAEVHEVQVYAVVLIKPGSIPKTSSGKIQRRATKANFLATKLEVISQSILDSADDLEKKTNLSREAIMATAPETRLPLLISYLQKLIAQILKIEVSQVKPEQPLNSLGLDSLIVFDLKNRIQVDFWVAISVEDFFQDASVVLLAMQILSQLTITKSSEPLLQPISRNQELPLCLSQERLWFLNQLEPNNPFYNVPIAIRLTGKLHQATLEQSLNEVVQRHEALRTSFVSVKGRPVQVITPSVKLTLPVLELPEATVAEALCFATEFAQKPFDLSQSPLLRVQLLYLKPEEHILLLTMHHIIADGWSIGILIQELAEIYQAISHDLPSLLPKLPIQYADFADWQRKWLQGEILHTQLDYWKQQLSGNLSVLQLTTDRPRPAIQTFTGKKQFLAFPKALSEAVKELNQREGVTQFMTLIAVFKTLLYCYTNQQEILVGSPVAGRTRAETQGIIGFFINTLVLRTNLSGNPTFRALLGRVREVALGAYAHQELPFEKLVEELQPERDLSHNPLFQVMFILQNAPIPSIELPELTLHPLEVDSGTSKFDLKFSIWESTEGFNGSLEYKTDLFDDKTIGRMIVHFEILLRNVVEQPDIRLNELAEIIVTSDREQQQIKEKELEFTSLEKLKLTKRKVIS